The sequence gagctttgaggtaatcTTTCAAAcatggcagaggcagtgtcacggCATGAGCCTGTATAGAACCATATTGATGAAGTAGCAGGAAGTGTATAGAGCTGAACTTTCTGCCAATGCTGCAAAACTGATAGGAAGCTTTACAGAACAGATGGATAATGATCCAAAACCTACTGGAAAAGCAACCCAAAAGCTCCTTAATGAAATGTTCTTAAATAGCAGAGTCAGAGCCCGAACCTCAACCCACCTGAGTTCACTTTTTACTTAGTGAAGACAAACCTGAAGGCAGGAAAACCTTACAAACAAGCAGCAACTGAAGGCGGCTACAGTAAAGACCTGGCAAGGCATCTCAGGGGAGGAAACTCAGCACTTTGCTGATGTTCATAAGCTCCAGTAATTGACTGCAAAGGACTCGCACAcaagtattaaaaataatccGTGTATTTATGTTAGTCTGTCCTGTTATGGCTGTATTTCCTAAACATTATCTTAATTTTAATGGTGTCCCTAATATACCTTTTATCTGGGTCAGGACTGTGGTGGATACAGAGCCATGCAGCTAGATCAATAACCAGTTAAACTCTCTTGATTTAGTGATGAAACAGGAAGCCATGGTGTAACCTGTTTGTTTTGGAATGGACATTGTTAGAGTTAAATACTGACTTTCCAGTAATATCCGGAATGGGTGTTTTTAAAATTGTCTAATGTTTAGATTTAAGTGTCCAGTCTTTATGAGCAAGATTAATCATTTATGCCATACCCAATATGTAAACTTGCTAAAGTTATACAAAAATGTCACCAACATACAGTataattactttaaaataataataatgattcttAAAATACAGGTTTATACCTGATGTGGGTATCATCATGGTTTTTAATCAAAGTATCATTTacagcagacacccttatccagagcacctTACATTTGGTACAACTCAAcaactgaaggttaagggccttgctcaagggtccagcagtggcagcttggtggacctgggatttgaactcacaaccttttgatcagtaatccaacaccttcaccactaagctattcacatacttttttctttttttttccacagtatcATCACAGCAACATAGATCTCAGTAACCTTAACATTTTCTGCTGAATTGAATATTCTGTATAGAAGTCAAAGCTATGtgatatattgccaaaagttttgggacacccctccaaatcattgaattcaagtgtttttgttttgttgttttttcttccagaggttgggcttggcctcttagttccagtgaaatgaactcttaatgcttcaatataccaagacatttttgctCCCAACCTTGTGGAACACAGTTTGGggttgaccccttcctgttccaacatgaatcaggactctgtgcaggacagtcaagttcctccacaccaaactcactcatccatgtctttatggagcttgctttgtgcactggtgtgcagtcatgttggaacatacTATATATAACCCAAAGTGTACAAAGACaacaaaagacaataaaaggaTGAAAGAAAAAGTGTGGGGAGTCTTTTCTTGGGGTTTTGGGGcaccctttttttcccccataggTTGTTCATCATCCATCTCCAGGAATTTGCAGATTTGCAGTTAGGAGGATGGGTATACAGGTTTGTGTAATCCACTCCGTATAACtaacaataaaaacacttaataatacacatttaatgtcCTGAATTGAGTAAGAAACAAATCCTGCTTCATCATTTGAACATGccaaaagaaagagacagaaggtAAAAAAGTTCTGTTTTagaatttttactttttcaaaCAATAGCATCAAGAAATAAGAAATGTTTGTGaatgtacataaaaaaatagtAGAAAAAGAACATCCTGAAAGGTAATCTTATATTAATCAAATGAAACAATGAGACATTTATTCAAGACGATACATCACAGCAAAAGGTTTGTCATataacatttttaatcattGCTGCCACTGGATAAAAGTTAAAATTGAGCTGCGCATTTCTTGTCCTCataacactgacaggtgaactgGTCAGACCAGGCAGTGAGGTCAGTTTTAGAAGGTTTCCCAAAGACTTTATACATCCCATCAATCTTCTGTATATTAAAGCTGTTTATATTGAGGTGTAGGTAGTCGTCAGAGTCGTAGATTTTACGGACACAGCGTCCATTCCCTCCACACAGCAGGTCACTGCACAGTTCAGCCGCAGTTGTAACATTGACCACGTACTTATTTAGAGTGTTAGACAGGTATGTAGACAGGGCTTCACATGATTCCTGGAAAGAAAGCTTGCAATTATTTAACATCACCTCTCTCTAAAAGAGGACAACAGAGCACCAATAcattgtgaataaaaaataattaaaaaatgtaaaaattccaCAGATATTTGCCTTCATTATTAAATTGAATACTTTTTTCTTACTCATATCCTAGATCCTCCTGTATTGTATATTTGGTATTTACCCCTGCACCTAACACAGCCATCTCACCAGTGTAGTTATATGATTCTGTgaaggatttttaaaaacagtactAGATAgaagaaaccatgaagatgccTTTGGACTGCTATTGCAACAGTTTTGAATTTCCTGGTTGCATATTTagaacatacaccgatcaggcataacattatgaccctgACCCCtcaaagcatggactccactagatccctgaaggtgtgctgtggtatctggcaccaagatgttagcagcagatgctttaagttctgtaagctGCAAGGTTGGGCCCATGGAGGAcagttacaggacttaaaggatacttttgatagatactgaccactgcagaccgggaacaccccacaagagctgcagttttggagatgctctgatccagtggtctagccatcacaatttggcccttcgtcaaactcgctcaaatccttacgcttgtccatttttcctgcttctaacacatcaactttgaggacaaaatgttcacttgctgcctaatatatcccacccactaacaggtgccatgatgaggagatcaacagtcttattcacttcacctggcagtggtcataatggtatgcctgattggtgtatagtacacagttatagaaaagaaattatttataaccGTACTGTCCAgcgtcacccagatgaggatggattcCATTTTGAGTCAAGGTTACTACCCAATATCATCTCCACCATCACCtttgacttgctcattaggaatgcATTTAAAGTTGatcatttatatcctgaatttatattcaggataaataatttgttaaaagcacaatacaaataattgaataattgaaattgaatttgaAACACCAGCATGGGAGATTTAGATCAATATTATAGACTAGACACAGTGGAGGAAACCATGTGAACAGGAAAAATATCCTCcagtataaatacaataaagctAATATATGTTACACAGCACTCAGCATCCTTCATAGTGCTAGAGTATTCACAACGCACTTGGAATTAACCAATAATAAGCTTCGTAAAAACAAAGGATTTACCTTCTCATTAAAATTATAGCTAGATCCCCAAAGCACACATCCGGCGGCTCCCAGAGCTGCACTCTCACCGATACTTCGAATCAGATCAACCTACACAGAACAGACCAATTAGCCATGTAAACAAGAAAAAACCTCCTAAATATGCAGCCATTCATTTATTATGCATGTTGTACATAATGTACCAACAGACTTACCTTGTGATTGTACAGGTCATCCTGATCCCGCAAAAGAAGTTGCAGATACAAATAAATCGGAGCAGTGTAAGGGCGTTGTGACAAATCCGCCACCCTCATCGCTTCTAGCACCTTGTGTCGGACATACAGAGCTGCTTTCTGGGTTTCGCTTACAGAAACTGGCATGTAGGCTGATGGAAAGAACGCAGTACTTGCCTGCCAAAGCCACTGAAGTTCATCATTTAATGCATAGGCACTCTTTGGACATTGTCCTGTGTAGTCTGGGTTCTCAAAATCATAGTTGTAGCAGTCAGGATACAAATAATAGCCCCAGAGGAAATTTGGTCTTTGTGAGATTCCTAACTTTAATGTTTCTTCCATGAAACTTCTGGCAGCTTTATCAAATTGCTCTTTGGCTTTCAGGGTAGCTTGTTCTCTTGTAAGGGATGGATTCTGCTGAAGGGTGTATTTTATGGACAGCGATTTATAGATCTCTCTTAAGTCCGCATTTCTATGAAACAAAGGAAACCACTCCTCCCAGTCAAGCACAGCCAGACCAGGTACCGATGATGGAATGTACTTATTGAACTCTATTTTTGCTTTTTGCAGACTGGCATTTAGGTCTCCTTTCTGTGGAATGCCACCATTGTACTGTGTGAAATTGTAGAGGTCAGTGTAAGGGAAAAGCCCCAATCGGTTATTATACATGAGGCTTAGGACTTGGTTAGGCACACGCTGAGGTGTTGTGATGGCGTGAAACACGTCCATGTCCAGACGGACCTGCAGTTCATCGCATCTGTAGATGGGAGCGTTCCATAGGACCACAAACGGTTTAGTGAAAAGTGGAGCAGCTGTTGGTGGAAGAGCTGCTGAGAGACACAACCCAGCCAGGGTCAACAGGACGAGGGAAGGAAGTCGCTGCATGTGTCTCTGCGTGAGGATGGCCATGGATTTTCTGGTGATTTCTTGGTAGATAGTAAAcctaaggaaaaaaataaataaatacctcaGTTAATTGGAATATAAAATTATGGGGACACCTGATCATTACTCCCATATGTGGGGCACTAAGTTTTGCCACAAagcacactatattgccaaacgttttgggccGTCTGTCTTTatgtgtacatgaatgtaatatggagttgtcccgccctttgcagctagaacagcttcaactcttctgggaaggctttccacaaggtttaggactttgtttatgggaatttttgaccattcctctagaagaagagcatttgtgaggtcaggcactgatgttggacgagaaggcctggctcacagtctccactctaattcatcccaaaggtgttctacagggttgaggtcaggacactggtgtgcagtcatgttggaacaggaaggggtcatccccaaagttgggagcatgaaattgtccaaaatgtcttggtatgaacctgaagcattaagagttcctttcactggaactaaggggccgagtccaacctgAAAaaccaacacctgaactcaagtatttggaggggtgtcccaaaacttttggtaatatagcgTATGAATCACAAAGCACATAATTTCTAGAATGTCATTGTATGCTCTATCATTGTAATTTCCCTCGCTGGACCCAAGAAGCCCAAACATGTTCGTGTAGGACAATGCACCTGCGGACAAAGTGATGCCCATTAAGACATGATTTGCGAAGTTTGGAGTGAACGAACTCAAGTCTGACCACAATAACCATCTTTGGGATGCACTGGAATGATGACTGCATCCCAGACCTCCTCATCCAGCATCAGAGGCTGATCACACTAAtgttcttgtggctgaatgaagaaatccccacagccaagctccaaatctggaatgggattttCAAACAGCAAACATGGGTGTAAccgtcaggtgtccacaaacgtttTGCCATAATAGTGAACATGTacacatctacactatattaccaaaagttttgggacacccctccagatcattgaattcaggggttggactcggccccttagttccagtgaaaggaactcttaatgcttcagcttcataccaagacattttggacaatttcatgctcccaactttgtgggaacagtttggggatgaccctttcctgttccaacatgactatacaccagtgaccaaagcaaggtccataaagacatggatgaatgagtttggtgtggaggaacttcactggcctgcacagagtcctgacctcaacctaaatagaacaccttcgggatgaattagggcggagactgcgagccagaccttctcatccaagatcagtgcctgacctcacaaatgtgcttctagaggaatggtcaaaaattcccataaacagactcctaaaccttggaaagccttcccagaagagttgaagctgttatagctgcaaagggcgggaaaactccatattacattcaagtaaatgcagacgtcccaaaacgtttggcaatatattgtttTGCATCAGCTAATTTTTCCAAGTTTCCTGGTTGTTTAACACTGTGATATTTACCGTGGTATAGGTGAATATAAACAGTGAAGATTTATACAGGTTGTAGCGGTCAATGGTAGTGTTATGGCCAATTCAATCAGCATgtaggatttttctttttttatttaacttagaacagtgaacaaataaatgtaGCTCACAGCATAGAAAGTTAAAACATTCCATAAAAATCAAAATCATTAAACATTCCATGCTTGCTAGTGTTATGGATTTTAACAACACTACAAATCATGACTCATTTGATGTTGCTTAACACAGACAAGTGCTTTCGGTCAGAATTGACTGAACGCTTCAGTATGGATCACATAAGAATTTTTCCAAAACAATGTTTTTACATTTCCTACAGTGAAACCCAGGCACTTTTCCCTTCAAAGTTACAGTATACACATCCATCTATCAGCTCTCAGCGTGTTAACAGAAACATCTTTCACCACAGAAGGTTAAACCAGCTGTTAGTACGCAGGTCAAGGAGTTTTGTTGCTTCAACACTATAACCAATAAAAGCAACCCAATTCCATACAATTTACAGAAGCCTTTTATATCCAGTGCAACAGCAAACCAAGGAGCAGGTTGCTTTTCACCTGTAAACAAACAATCTGTACTACTGCAGTCAAAAAACATTAGCTGACCAGGTGAAACCACTTTCCTCAGATTACTGTGAAACTCAGCACTTACCCAGGAAATAACACCAGACATCCAGCACTGGGCCTACATCCTGTTTCAGTGGAGGGTGAAGGGTCACTGTTAATACCTCACTAGAGGCTCAGGTGACTGCAatttcagaaaaataataataaataaataaatgggtgCAAAAGAGTACTAAATTTATTaagttattttaatatattaattctCAGCTCTCTCTgctaaattttaatttattttattttattttttgtaaaacgTGCAGCTTTATAAAAGTCTTGTTACAGCAGAATAAAAACAGatattcaagtaaaaaaaaaacattaacaagaGCCTTTAAGGGCGTATTTGCgctaatgaggaaaaaaaagttcactttattattatgatcattattattcagttaATTATTCATCCACTAGAGGGAGACACTTCATTGCTAGAAATTCACTGAAGCAACAAGTGGTCCTTAATTAATATTTgtggcaaaataaaaataaataattaattaataaaaaggtGCAAAGACTTAAtgagcaatttttaaaaatgaaataaaaaataaataaaattgccaGATTTCTCTCCCATGTTTCTTGCCATTTTCTTTAAAGTCTGCAAAATCCTTCAATGAAATCTTTCTCTACCTTCTAATAAGCattgcttaatttttttttttattgtgattattgtgcctgctgtgtctgtgcttcatTAAAGCATAAtcatttccatttattctgaATCCTGGACATCTCCTATACTGTACTGCACTGAGCATCACCAAGACCTTTACCACAAAGCTTCGAGGTGAAAAAAATGATGtaatatattgatatataacacagtgtagtgtagtgtcactTTAGACGCTTAACCAGGATGCTTGTagggttgtttttatttaattgctatttttattttttttttaatttgcctTTTTCTAGATATCTCTTCATATTGCAATAatttctctgtgtatctcttCCTCTAATACTGCTCTAAATCATCATTTTGAAGGAGCTTTGTTTACATGTTGTTTTTGATTGATAGAATTGATTATTTTGATATCAATTCCACTTTGTCATTATTTAACAGAAGGACATTCAGGTAGCAAGAAGACTTTAAATCAAACATGAATAACTACTGGAGTCTTGGGAGGCGAAATGGACGTGAGGGCAGAACACACCTGACCTGCGTAACACTGACAGGTAAATCTGTTTATAAAGACATCAAGATCACTTTGGGAAGGCACACCGACAGCTACATATTTCCCATCACGCTGCTGAATGCTGAAGCTATTTGGGTTTAGGTACAGGTAGACCGCCGAGTCTGGGTTCTGGCGGACGCAGCGGCCGTGGCCTTGGCACAGGGTCTGACTGCAGAGTTTTGCAGCTGCAGTTACATTGGCCACGTAAGGGTTAAGTGTAGAGAGCAGATAAGCAGCCAGTGCTTCACATGAAGACTGAAAGGGAGAAGAGAGagcaaataaaatcaatcaatcaatcaatcaatcagtcaatcaatctcAGATTAGAATGAGCCATCATTAcaggggtggtggtggctcaagtggttaaggctctgggtcattgattgggggttcaagccccagcactgccattttgccaccgttgggcccttgagcaaggcccttaacgctctctgctccaggggcgctgtatcatggctgatcctgcgctctgaccccaacctccaaggatgggatatgcgacgaaagaatttcactgtggtgtaatgtatatgtgacaaataaaggtaattcttttcttctttcttcttggGAATCTACACATCTGATATAAAAGTGTTACTTTGCGTTTtatcattttatccattttaccTTGGTGTCCCTATaaacacaatttattattaaaatcaaaCTAGAATAAAGCAATGGTCTTGAAAACTATTTTTGTGCCTTTAAGCaaatatatttctgaaataTATTCAATAATATTCCAGACTAGACCATAAAGTGCCTAGATTTGAGTTTAGCATTGAATCCGTTCATGTTTGATTGATTTATTCGTATTTTCTTtcaatgatttaatgatttatgctctgttcttattaacattttagCATGGACTTTACTCTGAATGGTGATTATTTATAGTAATGAACCTTGTTGCTGTCCAAAGGGTTCTCTCTTCCTCATGTTTTTGGGTGAAAAAAAGTTGATAAGATCCCAGAAGaaataactaaaatattttaaaaatcagatCTAGCACTTCTAGAATTgttgatgatctcctcatcatggcccctgttagtgggtgggatatattaggcagcaagtgaacattttgtcctcaaagttggtgttagaagcaggaaaaatgggcaagtgtaaggatttgagcgagtttgaccaaaagagcgaaattgtgatggctagaccactggatcagagcatctccaaaactgcagctcttgtggggtgttcccagtctgcagtggtcagtatctatcaaaagtggtccaaggaaggaacagtggtgaaccggagacagggtcatggacggccaaggctcattgatgcacatggggagtgaaggctggcccgtgtgatccgatccaacagacgagctactgttgctcaaactgctgaagaagttaatgctggttctgatagaaaggtgtcagaatacacagtgaatgacaggtcagggctgttttggcagcaaaaggggaaccaacaccaatattaggcatgtagtcataacgttatgcctgatcggtgtatatatatatatatatatatatatatatatatatatatatatatatatatatatataccagcATCTTA comes from Hemibagrus wyckioides isolate EC202008001 linkage group LG14, SWU_Hwy_1.0, whole genome shotgun sequence and encodes:
- the LOC131364946 gene encoding hyaluronidase PH-20-like, whose amino-acid sequence is MAILTQRHMQRLPSLVLLTLAGLCLSAALPPTAAPLFTKPFVVLWNAPIYRCDELQVRLDMDVFHAITTPQRVPNQVLSLMYNNRLGLFPYTDLYNFTQYNGGIPQKGDLNASLQKAKIEFNKYIPSSVPGLAVLDWEEWFPLFHRNADLREIYKSLSIKYTLQQNPSLTREQATLKAKEQFDKAARSFMEETLKLGISQRPNFLWGYYLYPDCYNYDFENPDYTGQCPKSAYALNDELQWLWQASTAFFPSAYMPVSVSETQKAALYVRHKVLEAMRVADLSQRPYTAPIYLYLQLLLRDQDDLYNHKVDLIRSIGESAALGAAGCVLWGSSYNFNEKESCEALSTYLSNTLNKYVVNVTTAAELCSDLLCGGNGRCVRKIYDSDDYLHLNINSFNIQKIDGMYKVFGKPSKTDLTAWSDQFTCQCYEDKKCAAQF